A genomic window from Algoriphagus sp. Y33 includes:
- the hisS gene encoding histidine--tRNA ligase codes for MQKPSLPKGTRDFGTIQMARRNYILDTIKDTFQLFGYNQIETPAMENLSTLTGKYGDEGDQLLFKILNSGDFLKNVAENDLQNGYKQTLTKVSEKGLRYDLTVPFARFVVMNRNELTFPFKRFQIQPVWRADRPQKGRYREFYQCDADVVGTDSLLCEAEIILMIRSVFDKLKLNDFSIKLNNRKILTGISEAIGEAGKEGPLCVAIDKLDKIGWEKVKEELGERGFASDSVEKLTPLVTLEADQLGKLAFLKKFLANSEIGLQGVSELEEVLQILTEMGEDLDFVELDIMLARGLSYYTGAIFEVKVNHVSIGSVSGGGRYDNLTGVFGLSGMSGVGFSFGVDRLYDVLEELDLFPEDSFQSTKILLTHFDQKAFVYSLSLLKKFRAVGIKAELYPDLSKMKKQLDFASKKAIPFVGICGDAEIESNVIALKNLETGVQESLSLEEVIARLK; via the coding sequence ATGCAAAAGCCAAGTCTGCCAAAAGGAACCCGGGATTTCGGAACTATCCAGATGGCCAGAAGGAATTATATCCTAGATACAATCAAGGACACTTTTCAACTTTTTGGCTATAATCAGATTGAGACTCCGGCGATGGAGAACCTCAGCACGCTAACCGGTAAATATGGGGATGAGGGGGATCAGTTGCTTTTTAAGATTTTGAACAGTGGGGATTTCTTGAAGAATGTAGCTGAAAATGATTTGCAGAATGGCTATAAACAAACCCTTACAAAGGTCTCGGAAAAGGGCCTACGCTATGATTTGACTGTTCCTTTTGCCCGCTTTGTGGTGATGAACAGGAATGAGTTGACTTTTCCGTTCAAGCGCTTTCAGATTCAGCCGGTTTGGCGTGCAGATAGACCTCAGAAGGGAAGATACCGCGAGTTCTATCAGTGTGATGCAGATGTGGTAGGTACAGACAGTCTACTTTGCGAAGCGGAAATTATTCTGATGATCCGATCTGTTTTTGACAAATTGAAGCTGAATGATTTCAGTATCAAGCTGAACAATCGAAAAATTCTCACAGGGATTTCTGAAGCTATAGGGGAGGCTGGGAAAGAAGGCCCTCTATGCGTCGCCATAGATAAACTGGACAAAATCGGCTGGGAGAAAGTAAAAGAAGAATTAGGAGAGCGGGGCTTCGCCTCCGATTCTGTAGAAAAACTAACTCCATTGGTTACTTTGGAAGCTGATCAACTAGGAAAGTTGGCATTTCTTAAAAAGTTCTTGGCCAACAGTGAAATCGGACTTCAGGGGGTAAGCGAACTGGAAGAGGTGCTTCAAATCTTAACGGAAATGGGAGAAGATCTGGATTTTGTAGAGCTGGATATTATGCTGGCCCGTGGATTATCCTATTATACTGGAGCGATCTTCGAAGTAAAAGTAAACCATGTGTCCATTGGATCCGTGAGTGGAGGAGGGCGATATGATAATTTGACGGGAGTTTTTGGGCTTTCGGGAATGTCAGGGGTTGGGTTCTCCTTTGGAGTAGATCGTTTGTACGATGTGCTGGAGGAGTTGGACTTGTTTCCTGAAGACAGCTTTCAGAGCACTAAAATTCTTTTGACGCATTTTGATCAGAAGGCATTTGTATATTCGTTGAGCTTGTTGAAGAAGTTCAGGGCAGTGGGAATCAAAGCGGAACTTTATCCTGATCTCAGTAAAATGAAAAAACAACTGGATTTTGCTTCTAAGAAAGCCATTCCATTTGTAGGTATTTGTGGTGATGCAGAGATTGAGTCTAATGTAATAGCCTTAAAAAATCTGGAAACAGGAGTTCAAGAATCCCTAAGTTTGGAGGAAGTAATTGCGCGTTTAAAGTAA
- a CDS encoding TonB-dependent receptor domain-containing protein produces the protein MKKLFNIIAVLLLISTSGVIAQQNVGKANSTAKIVGIAKDMKTGDPVPYATAALYVAGSDSNVAGGVADGDGQFFITGMEPGTYDLKLSFLGFETTVIKDIQIVSKTGEVNIGEIEMTDEGLALEEVTVQGQRELIEERVDRTIYKAENDKTTAGGDGTDVLRRVPMLSVDLDGNVSMRGSSNITVLIDGRPSAIAASSITDALKQIPADEIKSVEVITSPSAKYDAEGTSGVINIITKKNNLQGMSANIRTGTGLRGSDFGLNASARKGKFGFTLGGFGRAGYNIKGSFENKQVITNTDGSSSTVLQSSDTKSNQLFGRYNFGADYEIDQYNFLTAAVNFGIRNRSSLEQNFLTQTLREGTLLSSSLQDRDTKDNSNSIDISLNYTKTFEKKGKEIALLTLYSRNNGENSFVNTLFEEDMSTIDSRLKNDNPSKNEEYTVQLDFVEPLGKDGNSILEYGAKNILRKAYSDFTYFQAEGADGSYVENPDPTLSNEFSYDQNVTAGYVSYTTTLFKNYTIKPGIRYEYTTINADFKTESAVDIPSYGTFVPSLNLSRKLANGNLIKGSYNRRISRPSLRYLNPNLDKSNGNQLTQGNPELDPEYTDNYELGYSTFFKSTMISFSGFFRNTTGSIQAVRTIQEDDIIYTTYDNIGHERAVGTNIFTNISISNKLSLNGSMDLYYSMLDNGLTDPNFAASNEGVVISGRLFGNYSLPKDWQVQVFTFARGRQVQLQGSSGGFAAYGMGINKQFDEKRGTIGFGADNFLSKEFKVRNEIITPTIVQNSTNAMRNMNFKINFSYRIGKMSMDQKPRRKKSVTNDDLKEGGSEAEMQQNK, from the coding sequence ATGAAAAAATTATTTAACATTATCGCAGTTCTTCTCCTGATTAGCACAAGTGGCGTTATAGCCCAGCAGAATGTAGGGAAAGCGAACAGTACTGCTAAAATCGTGGGTATCGCCAAAGATATGAAGACGGGGGATCCTGTTCCTTACGCTACGGCTGCTCTCTATGTGGCTGGAAGTGACTCCAATGTTGCAGGAGGTGTAGCTGACGGCGACGGACAGTTTTTTATCACGGGAATGGAGCCTGGGACTTATGATTTGAAACTTAGTTTTTTGGGTTTCGAGACTACAGTGATAAAGGATATCCAGATTGTCAGCAAGACAGGGGAAGTTAATATTGGAGAAATCGAAATGACTGACGAGGGTCTGGCTCTGGAAGAAGTCACTGTACAGGGACAGCGTGAATTGATCGAAGAACGTGTGGATCGTACGATCTACAAAGCAGAAAATGACAAGACCACAGCCGGGGGTGACGGAACTGACGTGCTGAGAAGAGTGCCAATGCTATCTGTGGATTTGGACGGCAACGTATCCATGAGAGGGAGTAGTAATATTACCGTTTTGATTGATGGCAGGCCTTCTGCTATCGCGGCAAGCAGCATTACAGATGCTTTGAAGCAGATTCCTGCAGATGAAATTAAATCTGTAGAAGTAATTACTTCCCCTTCCGCAAAGTATGATGCTGAAGGTACCTCTGGGGTGATTAATATCATTACCAAAAAGAATAACTTACAGGGTATGTCTGCCAATATCCGTACAGGGACCGGGTTGAGAGGTTCTGATTTTGGATTAAATGCCAGTGCGAGAAAAGGTAAATTCGGGTTTACGTTGGGTGGTTTTGGGAGAGCTGGATATAATATCAAGGGAAGCTTCGAAAACAAGCAGGTAATTACAAACACAGACGGGAGTAGTTCTACTGTACTTCAGAGTTCAGACACTAAGAGTAACCAACTTTTTGGGAGGTATAATTTTGGAGCTGATTATGAAATTGATCAATACAATTTCTTGACGGCCGCGGTGAATTTTGGCATCAGAAACAGAAGTAGCTTGGAGCAGAACTTCCTTACTCAGACCCTCCGAGAGGGTACTTTATTAAGCAGTTCATTGCAGGATAGAGACACCAAAGACAATTCAAATTCCATAGATATAAGTTTGAACTACACAAAGACTTTTGAAAAGAAAGGTAAAGAGATTGCTTTGTTGACTTTGTATAGTAGAAATAATGGTGAGAACTCTTTCGTAAATACACTTTTTGAAGAAGATATGTCCACTATTGATTCCCGTTTGAAAAACGACAACCCTAGTAAAAATGAAGAATACACGGTGCAACTTGACTTTGTGGAGCCATTAGGGAAAGATGGGAATTCAATTTTGGAATACGGAGCTAAAAACATTTTAAGAAAAGCATACTCTGACTTCACCTATTTTCAGGCGGAAGGAGCAGACGGATCATATGTGGAAAATCCGGATCCTACCTTAAGCAACGAATTCAGTTATGATCAGAATGTAACTGCCGGTTATGTGTCATACACGACGACCCTATTTAAAAATTATACCATCAAGCCCGGTATCAGATACGAATACACAACGATCAACGCTGATTTCAAAACTGAGTCTGCTGTGGATATTCCTTCTTATGGCACGTTCGTTCCAAGTTTAAACTTGAGTAGAAAGCTTGCAAATGGTAATTTGATCAAAGGTTCTTATAACCGGAGAATTTCCCGTCCCTCTCTTAGATACCTGAATCCAAACCTTGATAAATCAAATGGTAATCAACTGACTCAAGGTAACCCGGAACTGGATCCTGAATATACAGATAACTATGAGTTGGGATACAGTACTTTCTTCAAAAGCACTATGATCAGCTTCAGCGGTTTCTTTAGAAATACCACAGGATCTATCCAAGCCGTGAGAACAATTCAAGAGGATGATATTATTTATACCACGTATGACAATATCGGTCATGAGCGAGCTGTGGGTACGAATATCTTTACCAATATCAGCATAAGCAATAAACTCTCATTGAACGGTAGTATGGATTTATATTATTCAATGCTGGATAACGGCCTCACGGATCCCAATTTCGCAGCCTCAAATGAGGGAGTTGTAATCAGTGGCCGTCTATTCGGTAACTATTCACTTCCTAAAGATTGGCAAGTTCAAGTGTTTACTTTTGCCAGAGGCCGCCAAGTTCAGTTACAGGGTTCTTCCGGGGGATTTGCAGCCTATGGGATGGGAATCAATAAGCAGTTTGATGAGAAAAGAGGAACCATAGGATTTGGTGCTGACAACTTCCTTTCCAAAGAGTTTAAAGTTAGAAACGAGATCATTACCCCCACAATCGTGCAGAATAGTACGAATGCAATGAGAAATATGAATTTCAAAATCAACTTCAGCTATAGAATAGGTAAGATGAGCATGGACCAAAAACCTAGAAGGAAAAAATCAGTCACTAACGATGACCTGAAAGAAGGCGGCAGTGAAGCTGAGATGCAACAAAATAAATAA
- a CDS encoding metallophosphoesterase: MPTKIALISDSHNYVDHKTLAYLEEVDEIWHAGDIGSFEVMEALPSGKRIRAVYGNIDDVTMQQSYPEWQEFTLEGVKVLMTHIGGKPPRYATGIKTKIKESAPNLFICGHSHICKVEFDKAMNCLYMNPGAIGQHGFHVMRTMLLFDLEAGQVKNLRVVELGKRGKVG, from the coding sequence ATGCCTACCAAGATTGCCCTTATCTCTGATTCTCATAATTATGTTGACCACAAAACGCTCGCCTATCTGGAAGAAGTGGATGAAATCTGGCATGCCGGAGATATCGGAAGTTTTGAAGTGATGGAGGCTTTGCCCTCAGGTAAGCGTATACGGGCAGTTTATGGGAATATTGATGATGTGACTATGCAGCAGTCATATCCGGAATGGCAAGAGTTCACGCTGGAAGGAGTGAAGGTATTAATGACGCACATCGGAGGGAAACCTCCCCGCTACGCCACTGGCATCAAAACCAAAATTAAAGAATCAGCCCCAAATCTTTTCATCTGTGGGCATTCCCATATTTGCAAAGTGGAATTTGATAAGGCAATGAATTGCCTTTATATGAACCCGGGAGCTATCGGGCAGCATGGCTTTCATGTGATGCGGACGATGCTGTTATTTGATTTGGAAGCAGGTCAGGTAAAAAATCTCCGGGTGGTGGAGCTGGGGAAGCGGGGTAAGGTGGGTTGA
- a CDS encoding rhodanese-like domain-containing protein, translating into MKFQKILFLVFSLAMIKIDFVLAQSSDSNTISVTEFEELAKNKGAVRIIDVRTPEEVAAGSILNAQNIDFKNDNFKRKIAKLDKNRTYLLYCKAGIRSADASLLMKEAGFTHIYSLEGGIDSWIEAGKTIEK; encoded by the coding sequence ATGAAATTTCAAAAAATTCTTTTTCTGGTATTTAGTTTGGCTATGATTAAGATTGATTTCGTATTAGCCCAATCTTCTGATTCAAATACAATTAGTGTAACGGAGTTTGAAGAACTGGCGAAAAACAAAGGCGCAGTACGGATAATTGATGTTCGCACACCGGAGGAAGTAGCCGCTGGAAGCATATTAAATGCTCAAAACATTGATTTTAAAAATGACAATTTTAAAAGGAAAATTGCAAAACTTGACAAAAACAGAACTTACCTGCTCTATTGCAAAGCTGGAATTAGATCCGCCGACGCATCCCTATTGATGAAGGAGGCAGGATTTACCCACATTTACTCCCTTGAGGGTGGAATTGATTCTTGGATAGAAGCTGGGAAAACCATAGAAAAATGA
- the ffh gene encoding signal recognition particle protein — protein sequence MFDNLSLKLDRAFKTLKGTGKITEINVATTVKEIRRALIDADVNYKVAKEVTDTIKTEALGRDVLISVSPGQLLIKITQEELTKLMGGKKEDIKISGDPSIILISGLQGSGKTTFTGKLGAHLKKQGRQVLLVACDIYRPAAIDQLKVLGEQIGVEVYAEPENKNALDIANNAIAYAKKTGKKTVVVDTAGRLAVDDVMMNEIEGLKKALNPSETLFVVDSMTGQDAVNTAKTFDERLDFDGVVLTKLDGDTRGGAAISIRHVVNKPIKFISTGEKMEDLDVFHPDRMAQRILGMGDVISLVERAQQSFDEDEAKRINSKIRSNNFNFDDFLSQLEQVKKMGNIKDLLGMIPGMGKAMKGLDIDDDSFKPIEAIIRSMTPAEREHPDLIDGSRRRRLAAGSGRTIVEVNNLMKQFADMRKMMKQMNKMGGAKAAMGKMLPQGKGGRR from the coding sequence ATGTTTGATAATTTAAGTTTAAAATTGGACCGGGCTTTCAAAACGCTGAAAGGAACCGGGAAAATCACGGAAATAAACGTAGCAACGACTGTCAAAGAGATCAGAAGAGCTTTGATCGATGCCGATGTTAACTATAAAGTAGCCAAAGAAGTCACTGATACCATCAAGACAGAGGCGCTTGGCCGTGATGTCTTAATCTCTGTTTCTCCCGGTCAACTACTGATAAAAATAACCCAGGAAGAGCTGACCAAGCTTATGGGGGGCAAGAAAGAGGATATCAAAATATCCGGCGACCCATCGATTATTTTGATTTCAGGTCTTCAAGGTTCCGGTAAAACCACTTTTACTGGAAAGCTTGGCGCGCACTTAAAGAAGCAAGGAAGGCAGGTATTACTGGTGGCTTGTGATATTTACAGACCTGCGGCGATCGATCAGTTGAAAGTTTTGGGTGAGCAGATCGGCGTAGAAGTATATGCTGAACCTGAGAATAAGAATGCGTTGGATATTGCCAACAATGCGATTGCTTATGCAAAAAAGACCGGCAAGAAAACGGTGGTAGTCGATACAGCAGGGCGTTTGGCGGTGGATGACGTGATGATGAATGAGATCGAGGGGCTGAAAAAAGCCTTGAATCCTTCGGAGACGCTTTTTGTGGTTGATTCCATGACCGGCCAGGATGCGGTGAATACTGCGAAGACCTTCGATGAGCGATTGGATTTTGATGGAGTGGTATTGACCAAACTTGATGGTGATACACGGGGTGGTGCTGCGATTTCTATCCGTCATGTAGTGAATAAGCCGATTAAGTTTATTTCCACTGGGGAAAAAATGGAAGATCTGGACGTGTTTCACCCGGATCGTATGGCTCAGCGAATCCTGGGAATGGGTGACGTGATTTCCTTGGTGGAGAGAGCACAGCAGTCCTTTGACGAGGATGAAGCCAAGCGGATCAATTCCAAGATCCGCTCCAATAATTTTAATTTTGATGATTTTCTTTCTCAGCTGGAACAGGTCAAGAAAATGGGGAATATCAAGGATTTGCTTGGAATGATACCCGGGATGGGCAAGGCAATGAAAGGGTTGGATATTGATGATGATTCTTTTAAACCAATCGAGGCGATCATCAGATCCATGACACCTGCTGAGCGTGAGCATCCTGATCTGATCGATGGAAGTAGAAGAAGGAGACTTGCGGCGGGTTCTGGAAGGACGATCGTGGAGGTCAACAATCTGATGAAGCAATTTGCAGATATGCGCAAGATGATGAAGCAAATGAACAAGATGGGGGGAGCCAAAGCGGCCATGGGCAAGATGCTGCCACAAGGAAAAGGAGGAAGAAGATAG
- a CDS encoding lipocalin family protein, translating to MKPKLLPLLAILLVFFSCNDVTEVSPNIRISGVYESTREAALGDGETKYDLVDKLIFKADGTFTGENITLSGGTDEILGYRAVYSGTYTVSEQKVAITYEDPLEINMRDIYYIPKDALTLMEGVSYSLEYAVSDSYSRLSIICPEFAKCAPPVPYIKVD from the coding sequence ATGAAACCAAAGCTATTACCGTTACTTGCTATTCTTTTGGTGTTTTTTAGCTGCAATGACGTAACGGAAGTCTCTCCTAACATTAGGATCTCGGGAGTATATGAATCCACAAGAGAAGCTGCATTAGGGGATGGAGAAACCAAGTATGATTTGGTGGATAAGTTGATATTCAAGGCAGATGGCACATTTACAGGCGAAAATATCACCCTAAGTGGTGGTACGGATGAAATCTTAGGGTATAGAGCCGTATACAGTGGTACTTACACAGTCTCTGAACAAAAAGTAGCGATTACCTATGAAGACCCTCTTGAAATAAATATGAGGGATATTTATTATATCCCCAAAGATGCTTTGACTCTCATGGAAGGGGTGAGCTATTCTTTGGAATATGCCGTTTCGGATAGTTATTCACGCTTATCTATCATCTGCCCTGAATTTGCTAAGTGTGCACCGCCGGTACCTTATATTAAGGTCGATTAG
- a CDS encoding pyruvate dehydrogenase complex E1 component subunit beta has product MREIQFREALREAMSEEMRRDKDVFLMGEEVAEYNGAYKVSQGMLDEFGPDRVYDTPIAELGFSGLAVGAAMNGLKPIVEFMTFNFSLVAIDQIINSAAKMLAMSGGAYSVPVVFRGPTGNAGQLGATHSSNFENWFANTPGLKVVVPSNPYDAKGLMKAAIRDPDPIIFMESEVMYSDKGEVPEGEYLLPIGVADVKRKGKDVTVISFGKMMKVALQAAEEMAKEGIEAEVIDLRTVRPIDYATCMESVKKTNRVVIVEEANPIAGISSELTYHFQRYAFDYLDSPIIRVNSMDIPLSYSPAYIEATLPNVKRTVDAIKKVCYKD; this is encoded by the coding sequence ATGAGAGAAATACAGTTTCGAGAAGCCCTAAGAGAGGCAATGTCCGAAGAAATGAGACGTGATAAAGACGTTTTCCTGATGGGCGAAGAAGTTGCTGAATATAATGGAGCTTACAAAGTATCCCAAGGAATGTTGGATGAATTCGGACCGGACCGTGTCTATGACACACCCATTGCCGAGCTCGGATTTTCCGGATTAGCTGTAGGCGCCGCAATGAACGGCCTCAAGCCCATTGTCGAGTTCATGACTTTCAACTTCTCTTTAGTTGCAATAGATCAGATTATCAATTCCGCCGCGAAAATGCTTGCCATGTCCGGCGGAGCGTACAGCGTTCCTGTCGTATTCAGAGGTCCTACGGGAAATGCAGGCCAATTGGGAGCTACCCACTCTTCTAATTTCGAAAATTGGTTTGCAAATACCCCGGGGCTGAAAGTTGTCGTCCCTTCTAATCCTTACGATGCCAAAGGCCTGATGAAAGCAGCTATCCGAGATCCTGATCCGATCATCTTCATGGAATCTGAGGTAATGTATTCTGATAAAGGTGAAGTACCTGAAGGAGAATATCTTCTGCCAATCGGTGTTGCGGATGTAAAAAGAAAAGGAAAAGATGTCACTGTTATTTCATTCGGTAAAATGATGAAAGTAGCTCTACAGGCTGCCGAAGAAATGGCAAAAGAAGGCATAGAAGCTGAGGTAATTGACCTACGAACTGTGAGACCTATTGATTACGCTACTTGTATGGAGTCTGTGAAGAAAACCAACCGTGTAGTGATCGTAGAAGAAGCCAATCCTATCGCAGGTATTTCTTCTGAATTGACTTATCACTTTCAGCGCTATGCGTTTGACTACCTAGACTCACCTATAATCCGTGTGAATTCTATGGATATTCCGTTAAGCTACTCTCCAGCTTACATTGAGGCTACTTTGCCTAATGTGAAGAGAACTGTAGACGCAATCAAGAAAGTCTGCTATAAAGATTAA
- a CDS encoding sensor histidine kinase codes for MINLSPKRRVSILVHILGWAMLSTVLLLLSPLSWRIDIPIEFWIKQVFMAVLLMCIFYVNMLWFVPKVLLQGKLAVYLLTITLGGVLFVGILVYAENFLNLPELIHKAFNPDEPYTPKPRRIYGDIFNVTLYLLTIGISTSVASVQKWQKDETLRRELDQQRINTELSYLKAQINPHFFFNTLNNIYALTNLDVKKAQEALLKLSRMMRYVLYENQKNETLLSREVSFINDYIELMKMRLTEKVTLNIDIDEPKDDLVIAPMLLLPFMENTFKHGVSSQQQSEILIKLEVMGKTVFFETRNHIFPVYSDSPEAKENGIGLINTQRRLSLLYPNKHRLKFGKDEAKQEYWVNLTINLE; via the coding sequence ATGATCAATCTAAGTCCCAAAAGGAGAGTTTCAATTCTAGTCCATATTCTTGGCTGGGCGATGTTAAGCACGGTGCTTCTGTTGCTTTCCCCACTCTCTTGGAGAATTGACATCCCGATAGAATTCTGGATAAAGCAAGTATTCATGGCGGTGCTGCTTATGTGTATATTTTATGTAAATATGCTTTGGTTTGTACCCAAGGTCTTGTTGCAGGGAAAACTCGCCGTGTATCTATTGACAATCACTCTGGGTGGAGTTCTTTTTGTAGGGATACTCGTGTATGCCGAAAACTTTCTAAATCTGCCTGAATTGATACATAAAGCATTCAATCCTGATGAACCATATACTCCAAAGCCACGGAGAATTTATGGCGATATCTTCAATGTGACGCTTTATCTGCTGACCATTGGAATTAGCACCTCGGTGGCTTCCGTGCAGAAATGGCAAAAAGATGAAACACTCAGAAGAGAACTGGACCAACAAAGAATTAACACCGAACTCTCCTACCTAAAAGCCCAGATTAATCCACATTTCTTTTTCAACACCCTCAACAACATCTACGCACTAACAAATTTGGATGTGAAAAAAGCGCAAGAGGCACTTTTGAAGCTATCCCGAATGATGCGCTATGTGTTATATGAAAATCAGAAAAATGAGACCCTGCTCAGTCGGGAGGTCAGTTTCATAAATGATTACATAGAATTGATGAAAATGAGACTGACCGAAAAAGTCACGCTCAATATTGACATAGACGAACCAAAAGATGATCTGGTGATCGCCCCTATGCTTTTGCTCCCATTTATGGAGAACACATTCAAACACGGGGTAAGTAGTCAGCAGCAAAGTGAAATTCTCATTAAACTGGAAGTCATGGGGAAAACCGTGTTCTTCGAAACTCGCAACCATATTTTCCCTGTATATTCTGACAGTCCCGAAGCAAAGGAAAACGGGATTGGGTTGATCAATACTCAACGAAGACTAAGCCTGCTCTATCCAAATAAACATCGCCTGAAATTTGGTAAAGACGAAGCCAAACAGGAGTATTGGGTAAATCTTACGATCAATCTGGAATGA
- a CDS encoding LytTR family DNA-binding domain-containing protein → MKLNCVAIDDEPLALELLSKFIEQTSFLNLIGKFSNAIEALGFINQNEVQLAFMDIQMPDLSGMELARVLDGKKNSDKTRIIFATAYHQFAIEGYKVEALDYLLKPYSYEDFLNAATKAFSYFEKQAQTKPEPIPVDPTSQEYIFLKVEYQLVKVMLKDIAYVEAYKDYVKVHLLSKPNPVLSLTSLKNMEELLPSDKFMRVHRSYIVALNHIDSVSKNVIQIGKNHITVSDNYKDIFLEFMSRWMN, encoded by the coding sequence ATGAAACTCAACTGCGTTGCCATAGATGATGAGCCACTTGCGCTGGAACTACTAAGTAAGTTCATCGAACAAACCTCCTTTCTAAATCTAATCGGCAAGTTTTCCAACGCCATTGAAGCTCTGGGCTTTATTAATCAAAATGAGGTACAACTTGCCTTTATGGATATTCAGATGCCTGACTTGTCAGGGATGGAGCTCGCTAGGGTGCTGGACGGCAAGAAAAATTCCGATAAAACCCGAATTATTTTTGCGACAGCCTACCATCAGTTTGCAATCGAAGGATATAAGGTAGAAGCCCTCGATTACCTGCTCAAGCCTTACAGCTACGAAGACTTTTTGAATGCCGCTACCAAAGCATTTTCATACTTCGAAAAACAGGCCCAAACCAAACCTGAGCCAATACCGGTAGATCCTACATCCCAAGAGTATATATTTCTAAAGGTAGAGTACCAACTCGTCAAAGTAATGCTAAAGGATATTGCCTATGTGGAAGCCTATAAGGACTATGTCAAGGTACATCTGCTTTCCAAACCCAACCCTGTTCTCTCTCTGACCAGCTTAAAAAATATGGAAGAATTGCTTCCTTCAGATAAGTTTATGAGGGTACATCGTTCTTATATAGTGGCACTGAACCATATAGACTCTGTGTCCAAAAATGTAATTCAAATCGGCAAAAATCATATTACTGTAAGCGATAATTACAAGGATATTTTCCTGGAGTTTATGAGTAGGTGGATGAATTGA
- a CDS encoding aldehyde dehydrogenase family protein, translated as MGPAATLFRVNDETDAIALANDSEFGLGASIWTEDMQKTEKIAGKIKCGAVLINAMVASNPDLPFGGTEKTGFGRELGRYGILEFVNSKTVYLD; from the coding sequence ATTGGCCCTGCGGCAACGCTCTTTAGAGTAAACGACGAAACGGATGCAATTGCTTTGGCAAATGATTCTGAGTTTGGTCTAGGAGCTTCCATTTGGACCGAAGACATGCAGAAAACTGAGAAAATTGCCGGGAAAATCAAGTGTGGAGCCGTGCTTATCAATGCCATGGTAGCTTCCAATCCCGATCTTCCCTTTGGGGGAACAGAAAAAACAGGATTCGGAAGAGAACTGGGCAGATATGGAATTTTGGAGTTCGTCAATTCAAAAACAGTATATTTGGATTAA